A window from Dehalobacter sp. encodes these proteins:
- a CDS encoding DegV family protein: MPFQIVVDSASDIPRDLAEKLGIIVVPMPVNIDGVTYAEGIDIFPDKFYADFKDYKELPKTSQPNLNLLKDAYEKVLAEGKEVIAIHLSSGLSSTCQTAVMVREMCSTSEKIHLIDSLGASLGFGLQAILASEILKHTDTWQEIEPQIMEIKNRMRYIFTIDTLEYLVKGGRLSKTAGFVAGLLDVKPILHMNTEGKIDVFNKVRSRKAAIRKLIEIMKNEIVEAEKQVIGISHSACLEEAEALAEEIKNVLPVKDVIISDIGCVVGSHVGPGTLALYYQSVSKM; the protein is encoded by the coding sequence ATGCCATTTCAGATCGTAGTAGACAGCGCTTCAGATATTCCAAGAGATTTAGCTGAGAAACTTGGGATTATTGTTGTCCCGATGCCAGTAAATATTGATGGGGTTACCTATGCAGAAGGGATCGATATTTTCCCAGACAAATTCTATGCTGACTTCAAAGACTATAAAGAACTCCCGAAGACTTCGCAGCCTAATTTAAATCTCTTAAAGGACGCCTACGAAAAAGTATTGGCTGAAGGTAAAGAAGTCATTGCCATACACCTGTCTTCCGGCTTAAGTTCAACTTGTCAAACGGCAGTGATGGTGCGGGAAATGTGCAGCACTTCGGAGAAAATACATCTTATCGACAGCCTTGGTGCATCTTTGGGATTTGGGCTGCAGGCCATACTTGCGTCAGAAATACTGAAGCATACCGATACCTGGCAAGAGATTGAACCGCAAATCATGGAGATTAAAAATAGAATGCGGTACATTTTTACCATTGATACGCTGGAGTACCTTGTGAAAGGCGGAAGATTAAGTAAAACCGCCGGATTCGTCGCCGGACTTTTGGATGTCAAACCGATCCTGCACATGAATACGGAAGGAAAAATTGACGTATTCAACAAAGTCAGATCCAGAAAAGCTGCGATCCGCAAGCTCATCGAAATCATGAAAAATGAAATCGTCGAAGCAGAAAAGCAAGTGATCGGGATTTCTCATTCGGCGTGTCTGGAAGAAGCCGAAGCCCTGGCTGAAGAAATTAAAAATGTACTGCCGGTCAAAGATGTGATTATTAGTGATATTGGCTGTGTTGTAGGCAGTCATGTCGGACCGGGAACGCTGGCGCTGTACTACCAGTCCGTTTCGAAGATGTAA